TTCAATAAGTTACGATCATTTTTTGTAATTTGAGAATTTTCTAAGTGCTTGATTTTTAAGGGGTGAAGAGGCCGTTTGTAATTTGTAATTTTTGTACGACAGGCACTACTTTTATACTGTACATCGCACTATAGCACACAGCCTGAATTTCACACTTTTGACAAGCAAGCAGCTTCAGGTGCTTGCCGTGATTCACCCAAGCTGGCATCCTCTACATTCCACCTCCGGCCTGACAACCGAGCACGGTGGGAACGTCATCCCACAGGACAAACGGCACATTGGGTCGGGTGTCCTGAGAAATAGCTTTCGGGTAATACTCAGGGGGTCGCGTGTTGACTTGTCAGCGCCCGGCACCCCAATCCCACTCGCCGGTCTCTGCGCTGATAATCGGGTTCAGGCTTATTGCCAGTTCAGCAGCTTCCTGGCTGACTTTCTCCAGCGCCTCCTTCATCGTTCGCTCACGATCCGTCAGCTTCTGCTCAAGGTCGTTTTTTTCACACAGGCTGGCAACGCTATGGCTATACTCTGCCAGTTCGATAAGGCGCTCTAGCGGGTCATACTTCATTATTATTATTTCCATGTACTACTGTTCTTACATACAGTTTTTAAACTGTCTATTTATACAGTATTTATATTATTTGTTTCTAGTACTGGTAGCCCATAGTTGCAGCTGTACTGAATAAAAAGCTGATCTGGATCACCTTATTGTCCACAGTTGCACAAGACGCAAGGGTTTCAATGAAAGTAATGCGACCTGTGCAATTTTTTAGGCTCACCTTCGGCTCTGACAGGCCAACACGATACATTGGTGCAGTTGTATGAATACATTCGGCGAGAGATTGAGAGAGACAAGAAAGGCATTCCGGAAAAGCCAGGGGCAGATGGCAAGGCGGGTCAATAGGAACCCTGCCCAGTGGTCAAGATGGGAGAGGGGCAAGACCACGCCATCCATGAATGAACTGGTTGCTATTCACCAGGTTACCGGGGCTTCTGTTGACTGGCTGTTACTGGGGGTTGATATAGGGTCGCCCGCTCACCAGCGCTTGCTGTTTTTGCTTCTGAGGTTGCCAGACCGGGAGGTGGTGAAGCTGATTGAGTGGCTGGAGGTTCGGCTTTTATCGTAAATTCATTTCACATCCGCATAAAATAAACTATCATATTGTTAGCTATCAAAATGATAGGTAAGTAATGGACGCTAAAAAGCCTCTCACTATAAAAGAATTTCCGCTCAAGCCGAAATCAGCTTTGTCTATTGTGCGCGATCTGGCCGCTAACCATACCCAGCATGTGCGATTTGGTCAGCACGCCAAAGAGCGAATGCTTGAGCGGGGCGTTTCTAACAGGCAAGTTTTTGATGTACTCAGGTCTCGGCATAGCTACATCACAGAGAGCCCTTGCCAAACCCCAAGGGGATCATGGAAGTTTAATCTCATGGGGTTTTCTTCTGGCGACACTATTGAGCTTGTGATTGATGTACGCAGGCCGGAAGATCGACCTGGCATTTACCTGGTAACAGTCATCGTTAAATAAGCGATGGAGGACTGAAAATGAATTATCACTATACAGAATGCGGATTGTCCTACATCTATCTGGAAGATGGCTATGAAGTCGAGAATATTGATGGTGATACCTATGTAGGCATCGAAGACGTAGACGGCCTGCACCGGGTTATCGCTAAAAACGTTACAGAAAAGAAAAGTACGCTGGAAGGTCAGGAAATCCGATTCCTGCGTGTCGAAATGGGTATGTCTCAAAAGCATCTGGCAGAAATTCTGGGCGTTGATACCCAGACTGTTGCCCGATGGGAAAAGGACCAGACAGTTATCCCCAGAACATCCGACGCAGTTTTACGCACACTGTATCTGGAGTCTGTTGATACAAGCAGCAACGTCAGCTTCTTTTTGAGACTGCTGGCAGAAAATGAAGAGACTGCCGCTATTGAGCAGCTAATTCTGAAAGCGGAAAATCATCACTGGTCTGTTGCTATATAAAAATTAGAGGATAAATGCCCGGAACAACCCGGGCTTTTCACCCTCCATAGCTAAACTCTGAACCTCTCCGGCAGATAGCGGTCTATAATTGCATTGACAAATATAGTTGACCTCCTACAATCATTTGCCCCAAAATCAGAAACACAAAGGATCAGGTGACGTATTCATGTTCAATGATCGGTTAGCAGCACAGATGGCCGCATACTTCCTGCTCAGGAACAGGGGAAGAATGTCAGTGCTGAAGTTAATGAAGCTGCTTTACCTGGCTGATCGTGAGTCAATGGAACGGTATGGATATCCGATATCCTACGACCTGATGGTTTCTCTGGATCACGGACCGGTTCTGTCTCGTACGCTAAACCATATCAACGACTCTGCCCCTTCCAGCGTCGATGGCTGGAAAGACTGGATTGGCGACCGGGCGGGTTATGAAGTCGATCTCAGGAAAGATAAAATAACGCTTACCGATCTCGACGAGTTAAGCAAGGCTGATGTCTCAGTCCTTCAGGCGGTATGGGATAAGTTCGGTCACATGCACAAGTATGATCTCAGCGACTATACCCACGATGAATGCCCTGAGTGGCAAGACCCAAAAGGCAGTAGTTTGCCCCTTCGCTATAAAGACGTATTTCAGGCTCTGGGGAAATCCCCGGAAGAAGCCGAAGAGCTTCAGGCTGAAATTTATTCCAAGCAATCAGTGGATGATATATTTGCCTCTTTATGAAGCTGTTTTTTCCCGTACAACGCGCAACGCTCCTGATACCTACCCCAGTCGATGGACGAAAAGACTTAAAGCACCTGTTCATCCTTTTGACTGACCCGGTGACTCACGAGAAGCTGGTTCTGATTGTCAGTCTGTCTTCCGTGAAAAAAGGTATTCCTTATGACAACAGTTGCGTACTCTACCCCGGCGATCATTCTTTTATCTCCAAAAAGAGCTTTGTTGATTACAGCCGGATTCAGATCGTCCCTGCTGACAAGATAGTCAACGGCGTTAAGAAAGGCGTTTTTCAGCCATTTGAAACACTGCACACTGACTTGTTTGCCAGAGTCTGCCACGGCCTGCAAATCTCTGAACGAACAAAGCCAAGATTTCTTAACTTCTATCTGGACTGGCTGCAAGCAAAAGGCAGCTGAGAGTAGGCAAAAGCCTACTCCACCAACTCCCCATACTCCCCATTAAACCGATCCACCTCCCGGTTCATCCGTTCCCGTAACCGTTCCAGCAAGGCTTCCTTCTCCGCTTCCGGCCTGTCGCTGTTTTCTACAAAGTCCATACGATCCTGAAGCTTTCTCAGTCGCTTACGGGTACGACGGGCCATGCTGGACAGTCTCAGGTAATGGTCATACTCCGCCCGATACTCCTGCCGTTCGCTGGCGGGCAGTGACTTATGCTCATCCCGGTACTGGTTCACCTCGTCCAGTCGGTCATAGAAAGTCTGAACATCCCGGTATTCCGACACCGTACCATTGAGCTTGCGCCAGAACGGGATCTCCCGATCTTCCAGTTCGGACAGCTTTTTATCGCCGAATGCCGCATTAAACGTACGACCGACAAAAGCACCCGCGCCACCCGTGGCAAACTCAAACAGATGCTCAATACTGTCCGGGCTGATATCCGCCCAGCCGCTACGGAAGCCTGTGCCACCAGTGGCCTCATTGAGCCAGGTAGCAAGGTCACGGAACAGGGTCTTGGTAGACTTCATGGGTAAAGCACTGTCCGGCCTTGGGGTTGCCCCCGGGAAGCCTTCTTTATAAATCGGCGCACCGTAGAAGTTTTCATTGACGGCTAGTTGTACGACGGGGGATAGCACCGTAGGCGACACGCTCTTAATAACTGCCTTCTCAGTACTTTCAGAATCCTGCAAACCAATCGGGTTAAAGGCTCCCAGCAACGCCTTAACGGCTTCAGTCGCCGCTTCAGGAACAGACTTCTGCCCCCTGATCAGGTCATCCGTCAATATACCCGCCACATGAAAGACGTTATAACCATAAGGCAGCGGCACAGAGATATAAGAACCGTCGTCTTTCCACCACTTCATAATGACAAGGTTACGCTCCTTCACATAATCCGGCACCTTGTCCCACCAGTTCTCACCATCGTCGTCTTCACCGGACACCATTCGGTTCCATTCAGCCAGCAGCAGGGACGCACCCGCCAGACCTGCCGCTACAGTTTGCGCCCGTTTGGACTTCATCACCCGGACAAACTGTGCCGTACCCTGAACACCCGCATTGAAGAACATATACAGGGCGTTCATATAAACACCCAGCTCTCCCTTACGGTTAAAGTTAACAGTCAGGTTCTTGGCAAGACTGGCGGCTTTTTTACGACTGACGCCAGCCTTACGGGCATTGACGTAAGCCGACAGTCGTACAGCGTTTTCCACGGCAGCGTTGCTGTCTTCAACCAGGTCACGCAGGTTTCCCCACATTTCCAGAGCCTGGCCTTTATTGCCCCCTTCAGCCACCGTAATCAATTCCTTGATCCGCCTGGCCTGCACATCAAAGTCGTTCAGGCCAAAGAAACCGATCTTGCCGCCATCCTCCCGGAAGTCATTAAACCACCTCTGGTACTCAGTGGATTCGCCGTCTTTTTCCCGAAGGTTGCGCCAGATGCCCCGCATGGCGCTGGGTATATCCTTAACGACCTCTGTCGCCAGTTGCTGCCCCTTAATACGACCGTCGCTTAAATCCTGCTCAGCAATGACATTCAGAACTGCTGTCTGAATATCCCGGCTGAAGTTGGAGATAACAAACTCCGGGTTAATGCTGGTGTTCAGGGATGCCAGGAAACGATTCGCCCGGCCCAACATCTGGGTAACAGCACCCAGCTTTTCCGGCCCAAGGTTCTGCATGGCCGCCAGCAGCTGTTTATCAGCCAGCTTGATGTAGTGTTCCTTGCCGTTCACCTTCACCGCAAAGTAACTGTCACGGTCCAGCCTCATCAGCGGGTTCTTACGATCAACTACTTTTTCCGTGCGTGGATCAAACAGGCGCTTGGTATCCAGATGATCTTCACTGAACACTTCCCAGTAATCCTTGTTCGGGTGTGCCTGCACCATCTTCAGGAAAACTTTTGCCACTTCGTTCTTTTCTTTACGAACCAGCGTTTCCTCATAGGCTGCCAGTGAATGCAGCAGGGGGCTTTCCGCCATTGAGCGCCGCCCCATGGCACGCATGGATTCCCTGCCGCGAATATCAAACCCGCGTCCGGTATTCTGCCGGTGGACTGCGCTCTCTACCTGCTCGCCCTTGCCCTTCAGGGGAATATAGTTCTGGTAGCGGTTCCAGCTCTTCAGTACCTCTTTGGGCTCCAGTCCGGCACTGTTCAGAATGGACAGTCGTTGTTTATTGATCCGGTACACCCTGTCCGCCAGTGACTGAAGCTCCGGGGTTTTACCCTCTGCATCAAAGTGGGCAAGAATATCTGCCGCCTGGGCATTGGTCATACCCGAACCGCCATCGGGCATCTTGTCATTGATGCGGGCGATATGGGCGTTACGCTCCGGTGCGTGTCTGGCATAAAGGTACAGGTCGAGTTCTTCACGCTCTACGGACGATTCCGCAATGGCTCGTGCCAGGGGGCGAACATGCCGGTTCTCAAACCGTCGCAGGGATTCTTCAATCCTGCCGTGGGACAGTTCCTCAGCCAGATAGGTGTCCATCTCTTCCGACAGAGGCGAGGCACCATTCACGGAAAGAGCGTCCTGAGTGCGTTTCAGCGGCCTGAACTTATCCTGAATCTTGCGGATAAACAGGTCCTGCCAGGTTTCAGGGGTGACGATGAAATCCGACCGGCTACCCTGCTGGCCTGAGCCATTAGCAGAATCTGCATCAGCCGATTCCAGAGAGTAAAGACTTTCTCCACGGTCGTTCCCCGATTTACGCAAAGCCCTCTTCCCCGCCTGCACCAGCTCCACAAGATCGGCATCCGTCCATTTAATGCTTGGCAGAACATTGCGCAGCACTCGCCTCAACTTGCTGTACAGCCGCTTCATTAATGGCAGTTGCGGGTTACTTTCTGCCATCCGGGCAACATACTCTTCTGCTACCCGCATCTTGCGCTTGCCGGTAGACAAGCCTTCCAGCTGGCTAGCGTACTCCGTTTCAATCGTCTGTCGTACATCCGCCGGCATATCCCGGTAAATACCAGCCATGCTCAGGTTCAGCTTAGTGCCTAACGCCAGTCGTACACCTTTATGACCGACCAGCTCATGTAGCAGGGTCTTAACCGCATCCCTGGCACCGTCCAGCTTGTCAGCAATAATAAAGGCATTACCCGACACCGGGTCGTAAATCCCTTTTACACGACCACTAACGCTATCCCTGCGAATCTCACTTTGCAGATGGTCAGGCAGATCGCTTTCCGTGGCCACCGCCTCAACACCTACACCCAGCTCCTTCTTCATCCGGTGGGCGACCAGACGGGCATTGTTCAACTTGATGCCCTTGCCACTGCCCAGACGGTACAGCTTGACGCCCTTGTCAGTAGCTTCGGTTTTCAGGCTGGCAAACAGCTGGTCGAACGCCCTGGTAACAGACTCTTTTTCTTTGGCGGTCAGGTAAGGGTAGCTATCAGGCGTCCCTCCGAACTCCTGCTCTGAAACAATATTGGCAAGATAATCATTATGAAAACCACTGGCTTCAAGCTTCTGGATGACGTAGTTTTCAAAACTTCTGGCGGTCATCTCAATAACTGTTGACCAGTAATCTTTACTGCGTGTCGCATCTTGCTCTCTTGATCGGGCAGGCAGTCCGGTATTTTCAATAGCATTGACAACCGCATCAAATGCGTCCTCTACTTCATTGCGAACACTGTCATCCCTTTGATACTTGTTATTTTTAAATACGCCTTTTTTCGGGTTGTTAGTGATAAACTCACCCGGTTGGCCGCGCTTGCGGGAAAAATAGTTATCAAGGGCATGCCACCATTCATGAGCCAGAGAGCCCGGGCCGTTGTTCTTGGTTAGATTGATCGCTATTTTGTCAGGCTCATAATGAGCAGCTGCTGGTCTTTTGCCACCTCTGCCCCTGGCTCCGAAAGCCAGCCCCAAATCGCCATTCAGGGATAGAGCCTGTGTGGGAATGCCCAGCACATCTGCCAAATCCCGCAAAGCATCATAAGCCCGGTTCAAATCACTCTGTCGGCGTCCCTGTTCAACCCAATTACCGAACTCCACCCCACGGAAACTAAAAGCTTCAGAAAAGGTTTCCGGTAAAACATCCTGCCCATCACGATAATCAAGCCCCTGCCGATCCTGATTGATTGAACGACGATGCGCCGGCACATCCTTCTTGCGCTTCAACTCCTGTTCCAGCCAGTCCTGATTCTCCTTCAGGAACTTCGTTGCCTCACCGGCACTGTCAAAGCCGGTTTTCAATGTCACAAACTTACCCGACGCAATCTTTTTACCGACCCAGAAGGTTTTGCTGCCACGGGTACGGAACACGTCAAAGCGGGTTTGTCGTCCTTTCCTGCCGGGGCTTGCTTCCAGTTGCCCGCGAATAAAGCCCAGTACCTGCTCCTGAATTTCCGTCAGACTCTCAGAAGACAGGTCAAAATGGTTGCGCTTGCCTTTATTGTCCTGCAAGTAATAGATCGGCTTACCGGGGTTACGTTGCTGGCCATTGAAGATAGAGAAAGAGCCTGACCGAATCCTGAACCCTGCCGCTGCTTTCAGTTGTCCGGGCTCCAGCTTTGCCAGAACCGGAATGATATTGATCACACCTTCCGGGGCGTTGCCGTCCTGCTTCATCGCTTCCAGTACACGGTCAGAAGACACCTGACTGTCAACCAGCATACTGGCGATCTGTCTTGCCGCTTCCACGTTCTCAGCCCAGCTTTTCAGCTTGTAGGTACGACGGGGCTTGGCGGGAATATCTGCCCGAAGGGCGGCAATAATCGCCAGCGACTGAATATCGGCACCGGCTTCATGGAGTTTTTCATAATTCGGTTCAGGAAAGGTTTTGCTCAGGGGTTGAGCTTCCACGTCAACATCGTTTGACAGGCTTTCCCGATAGCTTGACCAGACATCCTTTCGGGCTCCGCCGATCTTTTCACCGAAGTCTTCTATTTGCTGACTGGCTGCTTTTTCAGTGCTGTCCGCTTCAGAAGCCTTGTCTTCTGCGGGTTTCTTTATTTGATCGTTATTTGATGGAGAAAGCAGGTCGGCCTGACCTCTGGCAGTTGC
The Endozoicomonas gorgoniicola DNA segment above includes these coding regions:
- a CDS encoding helix-turn-helix domain-containing protein, yielding MNTFGERLRETRKAFRKSQGQMARRVNRNPAQWSRWERGKTTPSMNELVAIHQVTGASVDWLLLGVDIGSPAHQRLLFLLLRLPDREVVKLIEWLEVRLLS
- a CDS encoding DUF4258 domain-containing protein, whose translation is MDAKKPLTIKEFPLKPKSALSIVRDLAANHTQHVRFGQHAKERMLERGVSNRQVFDVLRSRHSYITESPCQTPRGSWKFNLMGFSSGDTIELVIDVRRPEDRPGIYLVTVIVK
- a CDS encoding helix-turn-helix domain-containing protein, whose amino-acid sequence is MNYHYTECGLSYIYLEDGYEVENIDGDTYVGIEDVDGLHRVIAKNVTEKKSTLEGQEIRFLRVEMGMSQKHLAEILGVDTQTVARWEKDQTVIPRTSDAVLRTLYLESVDTSSNVSFFLRLLAENEETAAIEQLILKAENHHWSVAI
- a CDS encoding Panacea domain-containing protein — its product is MFNDRLAAQMAAYFLLRNRGRMSVLKLMKLLYLADRESMERYGYPISYDLMVSLDHGPVLSRTLNHINDSAPSSVDGWKDWIGDRAGYEVDLRKDKITLTDLDELSKADVSVLQAVWDKFGHMHKYDLSDYTHDECPEWQDPKGSSLPLRYKDVFQALGKSPEEAEELQAEIYSKQSVDDIFASL
- a CDS encoding LPD38 domain-containing protein; amino-acid sequence: MSDSKFTIPDDWGQTEEQKPAFNIPDEWGEPEKKSNQQGYGADLVDAAQQGAYSGTADLVSGVEMLLGGDGENAVTDYLRERADQQYEEMSDSGREAMQGFGFEADEDSVTGYGLKDSSSLSGFGLNLASGLGSFAPSMVPGGVAAKGISAFTKGKKAFDVANKVRKAKALGDAEKLRKLKKLESRIDKASSATGFGLTGGAMIGGGGAEQARQNILNASPEELHTLPRFQSLVRQLSDTSEPLTEAEVFRLARDELANEIARDAFNKSAAVGAVSMGVAGPIMEKTIRGGTGLSAFRNTLAGSATEGLQEFSEGVGQTASVNHALNAAGMERDIFEGAIEDGLTGAVVGAGVGGGVAYGGSKINQFRSSSRTPSEAAEQARQEVREQGGDALQQAQAASEAAGSILKQQSFPAELDTEFNVIEEKAETPSGSLSFDDWGQQQGYNQTTESVQHLDSKNWFGQLEQDRRQKPRGVVEYFPPYATNATSQPDLSETAPQAKSYTYENGVNYQSESANGLGLAPFTENYQPDNTVEYSKADELSRGIETDIQQRAEAEQLAAEQQALAQQQAFDKEIADVQAESLPEREQALQQDYPLQKVAGLPDSRLESPQYREYLTEVADIAHQDTVASRRKNLDDDETVLMAIRRHKGLVQGSVEDTIVESLKFKLKSKELKGLPSQYLRKNGGMTLDDMATALYEDGFNIDGREMTVNELSEAIDNELSGRPMFADFQGRSLTDDRYTPKTVTNRITEPAVKAALNGEPLSPVYQREITRLLNEAENDPVFEAPAFLNEQEARIEQERQANALPEGWFEQWEPVNFEEADATIGVDSKDFNDADWKLIAEAQEQILLEEAALHEQQNTIEESNLERTAGQLSARTEANPDTEAGESVRQSVNELQEEASASQTEPEVTPSDFSLETQTEASLQQQAEQQQAAEAAEREAQKQEQQKAEADRERNDFALTGSDSVSDQATARGQADLLSPSNNDQIKKPAEDKASEADSTEKAASQQIEDFGEKIGGARKDVWSSYRESLSNDVDVEAQPLSKTFPEPNYEKLHEAGADIQSLAIIAALRADIPAKPRRTYKLKSWAENVEAARQIASMLVDSQVSSDRVLEAMKQDGNAPEGVINIIPVLAKLEPGQLKAAAGFRIRSGSFSIFNGQQRNPGKPIYYLQDNKGKRNHFDLSSESLTEIQEQVLGFIRGQLEASPGRKGRQTRFDVFRTRGSKTFWVGKKIASGKFVTLKTGFDSAGEATKFLKENQDWLEQELKRKKDVPAHRRSINQDRQGLDYRDGQDVLPETFSEAFSFRGVEFGNWVEQGRRQSDLNRAYDALRDLADVLGIPTQALSLNGDLGLAFGARGRGGKRPAAAHYEPDKIAINLTKNNGPGSLAHEWWHALDNYFSRKRGQPGEFITNNPKKGVFKNNKYQRDDSVRNEVEDAFDAVVNAIENTGLPARSREQDATRSKDYWSTVIEMTARSFENYVIQKLEASGFHNDYLANIVSEQEFGGTPDSYPYLTAKEKESVTRAFDQLFASLKTEATDKGVKLYRLGSGKGIKLNNARLVAHRMKKELGVGVEAVATESDLPDHLQSEIRRDSVSGRVKGIYDPVSGNAFIIADKLDGARDAVKTLLHELVGHKGVRLALGTKLNLSMAGIYRDMPADVRQTIETEYASQLEGLSTGKRKMRVAEEYVARMAESNPQLPLMKRLYSKLRRVLRNVLPSIKWTDADLVELVQAGKRALRKSGNDRGESLYSLESADADSANGSGQQGSRSDFIVTPETWQDLFIRKIQDKFRPLKRTQDALSVNGASPLSEEMDTYLAEELSHGRIEESLRRFENRHVRPLARAIAESSVEREELDLYLYARHAPERNAHIARINDKMPDGGSGMTNAQAADILAHFDAEGKTPELQSLADRVYRINKQRLSILNSAGLEPKEVLKSWNRYQNYIPLKGKGEQVESAVHRQNTGRGFDIRGRESMRAMGRRSMAESPLLHSLAAYEETLVRKEKNEVAKVFLKMVQAHPNKDYWEVFSEDHLDTKRLFDPRTEKVVDRKNPLMRLDRDSYFAVKVNGKEHYIKLADKQLLAAMQNLGPEKLGAVTQMLGRANRFLASLNTSINPEFVISNFSRDIQTAVLNVIAEQDLSDGRIKGQQLATEVVKDIPSAMRGIWRNLREKDGESTEYQRWFNDFREDGGKIGFFGLNDFDVQARRIKELITVAEGGNKGQALEMWGNLRDLVEDSNAAVENAVRLSAYVNARKAGVSRKKAASLAKNLTVNFNRKGELGVYMNALYMFFNAGVQGTAQFVRVMKSKRAQTVAAGLAGASLLLAEWNRMVSGEDDDGENWWDKVPDYVKERNLVIMKWWKDDGSYISVPLPYGYNVFHVAGILTDDLIRGQKSVPEAATEAVKALLGAFNPIGLQDSESTEKAVIKSVSPTVLSPVVQLAVNENFYGAPIYKEGFPGATPRPDSALPMKSTKTLFRDLATWLNEATGGTGFRSGWADISPDSIEHLFEFATGGAGAFVGRTFNAAFGDKKLSELEDREIPFWRKLNGTVSEYRDVQTFYDRLDEVNQYRDEHKSLPASERQEYRAEYDHYLRLSSMARRTRKRLRKLQDRMDFVENSDRPEAEKEALLERLRERMNREVDRFNGEYGELVE